The Vibrio agarivorans genome window below encodes:
- the rpsT gene encoding 30S ribosomal protein S20, with protein sequence MANSKSAKKRAIQAEKRRQHNASRRSMMRTYMKKTVAAIEAGDKEAATAAFAAVTPLLDRMATKGLIHKNKAARHKSRFAAQIKAL encoded by the coding sequence TTGGCAAATAGTAAATCTGCTAAGAAGCGCGCTATCCAAGCTGAGAAACGTCGCCAGCACAATGCTAGCCGTCGTTCTATGATGCGCACTTACATGAAGAAAACTGTTGCTGCTATCGAAGCAGGCGACAAAGAAGCTGCAACTGCTGCATTTGCTGCAGTTACACCACTACTAGACCGCATGGCGACTAAAGGCCTTATTCATAAGAATAAAGCAGCTCGTCACAAGTCTCGTTTCGCTGCACAAATCAAAGCTCTTTAA